In Microbacterium lushaniae, the following are encoded in one genomic region:
- a CDS encoding helix-turn-helix domain-containing protein: MTENADSVAQFVADLRKLRLAAGSPTLARLQHDTGISRTVLSEAFSGRHLPSTRTVDGIARACGGDPAAWIDRRDALAQARRAATAATAETPATEGAGEAPPAVPERAASIPRRTAGWLMAAAFLVGALVSGTIAAVIATQILSAQTAGAAAPQIEVASGEDPALTACVDDARVVSGDARADSLLLEVVWSDKCQAGWDGPDRQEATEHDVPGAYTALVVRPSPDTLLCAEGSVTVDGTRIDLGEPLCA, from the coding sequence GTGACGGAGAACGCCGATTCGGTCGCCCAGTTCGTGGCCGATCTGCGCAAGCTGCGGCTGGCCGCGGGAAGCCCGACGCTCGCACGGCTGCAGCACGACACCGGCATCTCGCGCACCGTCCTTTCGGAGGCCTTCTCCGGGCGCCATCTGCCCTCCACCCGCACGGTGGACGGCATCGCGCGCGCCTGCGGTGGCGACCCCGCCGCCTGGATCGACCGGCGCGACGCGCTCGCGCAGGCTCGCCGCGCCGCCACCGCCGCGACCGCCGAAACCCCCGCGACCGAGGGCGCAGGCGAGGCACCCCCCGCCGTCCCGGAGCGGGCGGCGTCCATCCCGCGGCGCACCGCGGGATGGCTCATGGCAGCGGCGTTCCTCGTCGGGGCGCTCGTGAGCGGCACGATCGCCGCCGTCATCGCGACGCAGATCCTCTCCGCGCAGACCGCGGGTGCTGCGGCGCCGCAGATCGAGGTGGCCTCCGGCGAAGATCCGGCCCTGACGGCCTGCGTCGACGACGCGCGCGTGGTCTCGGGCGACGCCCGTGCCGACAGCTTGCTGCTGGAGGTCGTCTGGTCGGACAAGTGCCAGGCCGGCTGGGATGGCCCCGACCGTCAGGAGGCGACCGAACACGACGTGCCGGGTGCCTACACCGCCCTGGTCGTGCGTCCGAGCCCCGACACGCTCCTGTGCGCCGAGGGCAGTGTCACCGTGGACGGCACGCGCATCGATCTGGGTGAGCCGCTGTGCGCGTGA